A window of the Pangasianodon hypophthalmus isolate fPanHyp1 chromosome 12, fPanHyp1.pri, whole genome shotgun sequence genome harbors these coding sequences:
- the si:ch1073-357b18.4 gene encoding uncharacterized protein si:ch1073-357b18.4, giving the protein MDVSLKIESSESVMPSSCDDSPSAAESTASISSLIAAHHVEQLKEPTPVLLYPISINSAVSVFRDQKVPHVVSREEARKGTAARGYPEAVSTSSEFTHRAIVHLIEAMHRCWDMYGSHERSRLFQNVQSELENLGHSLPVEKIRRKWNNLIVTYKRVKERSRLGRGQAKTSWEYFEMMDKVLGKTKINQSDPASATLVGFAATAKTAVRSEEHQPHGVSVAAVATPCLLPSGLFTTPSPIPTLVTSPMLCNTSPKPNLSPACSTDSSMPTVSPKPASKITRQPVKRRFRHLQLGSVASRFAQQQGHAGERTALLRNFITSHEERTRLDEQRQRKKDARERRQERTLGSMAEALGRMATALELISSKQDTIIALLQRLSDKH; this is encoded by the exons ATGGACGTGTCGCTGAAAATCGAGTCATCTGAAAGTGTTATGCCTTCATCCTGCGATGACAGTCCATCTGCAGCTGAGTCGACTGCGAGCATTTCTTCTCTAATTGCGGCTCATCATGTCGAGCAGCTTAAGGAGCCGACCCCTGTGTTACTTT ACCCTATCAGCATTAACAGTGCTGTATCTGTATTTAGAGACCAGAAGGTGCCCCATG TTGTTAGCAGGGAGGAAGCAAGAAAAGGTACTGCAGCACGGGGCTACCCTGAAGCAGTGTCTACTTCATCTGAGTTCACCCACCGTGCTATTGTGCATCTCATTGAAGCGATGCATCGTTGCTGGGACATGTACGGCTCCCATGAACGCTCTCGTCTCTTCCAGAATGTCCAGAGTGAGCTGGAGAACCTTGGCCACTCACTGCCAGTAGAAAAGATCAGAAGAAAGTGGAACAACCTCATTGTCACATACAAGAGAGTAAAAGAGCGCAGCAGGTTGGGCAGAGGCCAGGCCAAGACCTCATGGGAATACTTTGAG ATGATGGACAAAGTgttaggaaaaacaaaaatcaatcagagcGACCCTGCTTCAGCCACTCTTGTTGGATTTGCAGCCACAGCTAAAACAGCTGTAAGGTCAGAAGAGCACCAGCCGCATGGTGTGTCAGTCGCTGCAGTGGCCACCCCTTGTCTGCTCCCTAGTGGTCTCTTTACCACACCTTCCCCAATTCCAACGCTGGTGACATCCCCAATGCTTTGTAACACATCCCCAAAACCAAACCTCAGCCCTGCATGCAGCACTGACAGTTCCATGCCCACTGTTTCCCCCAAACCTGCCTCCAAGATCACAAGGCAGCCAGTGAAACGCAGGTTTCGGCATCTTCAGCTCGGTTCAGTGGCCTCTCGCTTTGCCCAGCAGCAGGGACACGCAGGTGAGCGTACTGCCCTTCTTCGCAATTTCATCACCAGTCATGAAGAACGCACACGCCTGGATGAGCAGCGTCAACGCAAAAAGGACGCCCGTGAGCGGCGCCAGGAAAGGACACTGGGTAGCATGGCTGAAGCGTTGGGAAGGATGGCAACAGCGCTGGAGTTAATCTCATCCAAGCAAGACACCATCATTGCCCTGCTCCAGAGACTGTCTGATAAGCATTAA